Proteins co-encoded in one Hypanus sabinus isolate sHypSab1 chromosome 6, sHypSab1.hap1, whole genome shotgun sequence genomic window:
- the dcaf8 gene encoding DDB1- and CUL4-associated factor 8, whose product MADKNEELDVKSDLNSGSLCSSPGDTEETRENSSGIEVEASDLSLSLTGEEQLMEAEEEDEGRGSREGAGDGSRREARHDSSDEHDTESLGDTGNYSIEEEEGDEEEEDESKMQEGRVDLPGHLRRRGPKRGASSEAEREQDSSEEEAALERWVNSEVEALPRPTWCPAPALGGRAIGRDPRAFMYRACGARAFVERLRLQHGLERHTGCVNTLHFNRRGTWLASGSDDLKVVIWDWARRKPVLEFESGHKSNVFQAKFLPNSGDSTLAMCARDGQIRVAELSATECCKSTKRVAQHKGSAHKLALEPDSPCTFLSAGEDAVVFTIDLRQERPASKLVVTKEKDKKVGLYTIYVNPSNTHQFAVGGRDQFLRIYDQRKINLNENNGVLKKFCPHHLVNSDSKANITCLVYSHDGSDLLASYNDEDIYLFNSFHSDGADYVKRYKGHRNNATVKGVNFYGPKSEFVVSGSDCGHIFLWEKLSCRIVQFMEGDKGGVVNCLEPHPHLPVLATSGLDHDVKIWAPTSESGNGLTGLSEVIKRNKRERDEDCLRHTELFDSHMLWFLMHHLRQRRHRQRRREPISAPEDESDDTSSSSETSEEEEDGPDRVQCMPS is encoded by the exons GCAGCCTGTGCAGCAGCCCAGGAGACACAGAGGAGACCCGGGAGAACTCTTCGGGCATCGAGGTGGAGGCGTCAGACCTGAGCCTCAGCCTCACTGGGGAGGAGCAGCTGATGGAAGCAGAGGAGGAGGACGAGGGACGAGGCAGTCGGGAGGGGGCTGGAGACGGCAGCCGGCGGGAAGCCCGCCATGACAGTTCTGATGAGCATGACACTGAGTCCCTGGGAGACACCGGCAACTACTCGATCGAGGAAGAGGAGGGggacgaggaggaggaggatgagagcaaGATGCAGGAGGGGCGGGTGGACCTGCCTGGCCACCTGCGACGGCGTGGCCCCAAACGGGGAGCGAGCAGCGAAGCCGAGCGGGAACAAGACTCCTCCGAGGAGGAGGCAGCCCTGGAGCGCTGGGTCAACTCAGAGGTGGAGGCCCTGCCCCGGCCCACCTGGTGCCCAGCCCCTGCCCTAGGTGGGCGAGCCATTGGCCGTGATCCCCGAGCCTTCATGTACCGGGCCTGCGGCGCCCGGGCCTTCGTGGAGCGCCTGCGCCTGCAGCATGGCCTAGAGCGCCACACGGGCTGTGTCAACACCCTGCACTTCAACCGCCGTGGCACCTGGCTGGCCAGCGGCAGCGACGACCTCAAGGTGGTCATCTGGGACTGGGCTCGTCGCAAGCCCGTCCTCGAATTCGAAAGTGGCCACAAGAGCAATGTCTTTCAG GCCAAGTTCCTGCCGAACAGTGGGGATTCCACGTTGGCCATGTGTGCCCGAGACGGGCAGATCCGTGTTGCTGAGCTCTCGGCCACTGAGTGCTGCAAGTCCACCAAGCGAGTGGCCCAGCACAAGGGCTCTGCGCACAAG TTGGCGCTGGAGCCCGACTCACCCTGCACTTTCCTGTCGGCAGGAGAGGACGCCGTGGTCTTCACCATCGACCTGCGCCAGGAGCGTCCAGCTTC caAACTGGTTGTGACCAAGGAGAAAGACAAGAAGGTGGGCCTGTACACCATCTACGTTAACCCTTCCAACACGCATCAGTTCGCAGTGGGAGGCCGGGACCAGTTCCTCAG GATCTACGATCAGCGCAAAATTAACCTGAACGAGAACAATGGTGTCCTGAAAAAATTCTGCCCCCACCACCTG GTTAACAGCGACTCGAAAGCCAACATCACCTGTCTGGTCTACAGCCACGATGGCTCAG ACTTGTTAGCAAGTTACAACGATGAGGACATCTACCTCTTCAATTCATTTCACAGCGATGGAGCTGATTACGTCAAGCGCTATAAAGGTCACCGGAATAATGCCACAG TGAAAGGTGTGAACTTCTACGGGCCAAAGAGCGAGTTTGTGGTGAGCGGCAGTGACTGTGGCCACATCTTCCTGTGGGAGAAGCTGTCGTGTCGCATCGTGCAGTTTATGGAGGGAGACAAGGGGGGAGTG GTGAACTGTTTGGAACCCCACCCCCATCTCCCCGTGCTGGCTACCAGTGGACTCGACCACGATGTGAAGATCTGGGCCCCCACCTCAGAGTCAGGCAACGGTTTGACGGGACTTTCTGAG GTCATCAAACGAAACAAGCGTGAGCGTGACGAAGACTGCCTGCGTCACACCGAGCTCTTCGACAGTCACATGCTCTGGTTCCTCATGCATCACCTGCGTCAGCGGAGACACCGGCAG CGTCGGCGGGAACCCATCTCAGCACCAGAGGATGAATCCGACGACACGTCGAGCTCCTCAGAGACGTCAGAAGAAGAAGAGGATGGCCCCGATCGGGTGCAGTGTATGCCCTCCTGA